In Arthrobacter sp. SLBN-112, a genomic segment contains:
- a CDS encoding helix-turn-helix domain-containing protein: protein MPRFLTLADVAEQLQINSPAAYALVRSGELKAIQVGGRGQWRVEEKMLEQYIQDRYAEASRMIQESRAKSM from the coding sequence ATGCCAAGGTTTCTCACGCTCGCTGACGTCGCTGAGCAGCTTCAGATCAATTCGCCCGCCGCGTATGCCTTGGTGCGCAGCGGCGAGCTGAAGGCCATCCAGGTGGGCGGGAGGGGCCAGTGGCGGGTCGAAGAAAAAATGCTGGAGCAGTACATCCAGGACCGCTACGCCGAGGCCAGCCGCATGATTCAGGAGTCACGCGCAAAATCGATGTGA
- a CDS encoding P-loop NTPase, producing MSIPVVTVGQSREDVVDGLERLHGPVTVVRRCAELPELLAACQSGLARAAVVAEGSEGLTASLVDRLGAVGVAIIALTDNADEAARLRKIGVASALTGVQSAELSDKIADAVSQLTGFGRPAMLSAEADTGAALATDPVDPPPGADGAGNGRIIAVWGPAGSPGRTTVAANIAGEMAVDGREVLLVDADTYGASVAAVLGLLDESAGVAQACRLADQGTLDTDALRKVASTVATTSGTFKVLTGITRADRWTELRAAALAAVLERARHMADVVVVDTGFCLEADEELSFDTMAPRRNAATLCALELADTVYAVGAADPVGVPRLVRALAELETAVPQASPTVVMNKVRASAVGRSPERQLRDAWDRYGPASGLTAFLPYDPAAADAALLAGSLLHEGAPESALRKAIRELVCAPAQQKPKSSVSSSTPRRRAKD from the coding sequence ATGAGCATTCCCGTCGTTACCGTGGGCCAAAGCCGGGAGGATGTGGTCGACGGCCTTGAGCGGCTGCACGGCCCCGTCACGGTGGTTCGGCGATGCGCGGAACTTCCGGAACTGCTGGCCGCCTGCCAGAGCGGGCTCGCCAGGGCCGCCGTCGTGGCTGAAGGTTCCGAGGGGCTGACGGCCTCCCTGGTAGACCGCCTTGGCGCTGTCGGTGTTGCGATCATTGCCCTGACCGACAACGCTGATGAAGCGGCCAGGCTCCGCAAGATCGGGGTGGCCTCGGCGCTGACAGGGGTCCAGTCCGCGGAGCTTTCGGACAAGATAGCGGACGCAGTTTCCCAATTGACCGGTTTTGGTCGCCCCGCCATGCTAAGCGCGGAAGCTGATACCGGAGCTGCGCTGGCCACCGATCCGGTCGACCCCCCGCCTGGCGCGGACGGGGCCGGGAACGGAAGGATCATCGCCGTTTGGGGTCCGGCGGGGTCGCCGGGAAGGACTACGGTTGCCGCCAACATCGCCGGAGAGATGGCGGTTGATGGCCGGGAGGTCCTCCTTGTCGACGCCGACACCTATGGCGCAAGCGTAGCGGCCGTCCTGGGATTGCTCGATGAGTCGGCCGGCGTTGCCCAGGCGTGCAGGCTCGCTGACCAGGGGACGCTGGACACTGATGCGCTTCGGAAGGTGGCCTCCACCGTTGCCACCACGTCCGGGACGTTCAAGGTGCTTACGGGAATAACCCGCGCCGACCGGTGGACCGAACTCCGGGCTGCGGCCTTGGCTGCGGTGCTTGAGCGGGCCAGGCACATGGCGGATGTTGTGGTGGTCGACACGGGCTTCTGCCTCGAGGCCGATGAAGAGCTCAGCTTCGACACGATGGCGCCGCGGCGGAATGCGGCGACACTGTGCGCATTGGAATTGGCCGACACGGTTTATGCAGTCGGGGCGGCGGATCCGGTGGGTGTACCAAGGCTGGTGCGTGCGCTCGCCGAACTGGAAACAGCCGTTCCGCAGGCCTCACCCACGGTCGTCATGAACAAGGTGCGCGCCTCCGCCGTCGGCAGAAGCCCCGAACGCCAATTGCGGGACGCGTGGGACAGATACGGCCCCGCGTCCGGGCTCACCGCATTCCTGCCGTACGACCCCGCCGCGGCGGACGCCGCACTCTTGGCGGGCTCCCTGCTGCACGAAGGTGCACCGGAGTCCGCACTCCGCAAAGCGATCCGGGAACTGGTTTGTGCACCCGCCCAGCAAAAACCGAAATCCTCTGTGTCTTCTTCCACACCACGGCGAAGGGCAAAGGACTAG
- a CDS encoding PAS domain-containing sensor histidine kinase encodes MAIFTDPIREHADFGPGDAEWLHLLVGDWQMVADLAFADLALWFPHPELGYIALAHVRPSTTHTAFHSDFVGEGIRSDLQPLVDKAWNSRSIERSSETNWNSEMALRVEAVPMVRNGRTLAVVTTHMDLSSSRMPSRLELTYRQCAYDLLRMGTLGLWPDFASPTGSRRGAPRVGDGLIRLDAEGVVQYASPNGVSAFRRLGDGESLEGRSLAEVTAGLLKDRRMVDETLPLVVTGRMPWRSEIESRGVSLSLRAIPLRDEQQRFGALVLCRDVSELRRREMELVTKDATIREIHHRVKNNLQTVAALLRMQSRRMVSDEAKQGLEQAMRRVATIALVHETLSQGLTQSVDFDELIGRQFRLSAEVASPSQQVRTERSGTFGELPSDLATPLALVINELVTNAVEHGLEGRAGTVWLLADRSEGEDGEELTVTIADDGVGLPETPHVEGLGLQIVRTLVTSELGGTITWERREGGGTEVKIRLSLHGK; translated from the coding sequence GTGGCAATCTTTACGGACCCCATCAGGGAACACGCTGATTTCGGGCCGGGCGATGCCGAATGGCTGCACCTCCTGGTGGGGGACTGGCAGATGGTCGCGGACCTGGCGTTCGCCGACCTGGCACTGTGGTTCCCCCACCCGGAGCTTGGCTATATCGCGCTGGCACACGTGCGCCCCTCCACCACGCATACCGCGTTCCACAGCGACTTCGTGGGGGAGGGGATCCGCTCGGACCTGCAGCCGCTGGTGGACAAGGCCTGGAACAGCCGCTCCATTGAGCGGTCCAGCGAAACCAACTGGAACAGTGAGATGGCGCTTCGGGTGGAGGCTGTCCCCATGGTCCGGAACGGGCGGACGCTTGCGGTGGTCACCACCCATATGGACCTGTCCAGTTCCCGGATGCCGTCACGGCTGGAGCTGACCTACCGCCAGTGCGCGTATGACCTGCTGCGAATGGGCACCCTGGGATTGTGGCCGGACTTCGCCTCACCCACCGGTTCGCGTCGGGGCGCACCCCGGGTCGGGGACGGCCTGATCAGGCTTGATGCCGAGGGCGTGGTGCAGTACGCCAGCCCCAACGGTGTCTCCGCGTTCCGCCGCCTCGGCGATGGCGAATCCCTGGAGGGACGCTCCCTCGCCGAGGTGACCGCCGGACTCCTCAAGGACCGGCGGATGGTCGACGAGACACTGCCCCTTGTGGTGACCGGACGGATGCCCTGGCGCAGCGAGATCGAATCCCGCGGCGTCAGCCTGTCCCTGCGGGCCATCCCACTGCGCGATGAGCAGCAGCGCTTCGGTGCGCTGGTGCTCTGCCGGGACGTCTCGGAACTGCGACGGCGGGAAATGGAGCTGGTGACCAAAGACGCCACCATCCGCGAGATCCACCACCGGGTCAAGAACAATCTCCAGACCGTGGCTGCGTTGCTGCGGATGCAGTCCAGGCGGATGGTGAGCGATGAGGCCAAGCAGGGGCTGGAGCAGGCGATGCGCCGCGTGGCCACCATCGCCCTGGTGCACGAAACACTGTCGCAGGGCCTGACCCAGAGCGTTGATTTCGACGAGCTGATCGGGCGCCAGTTCAGGCTGTCCGCTGAGGTGGCGTCCCCGTCGCAGCAGGTAAGGACCGAACGCTCGGGCACGTTCGGTGAGCTCCCCAGCGACCTGGCCACGCCGCTGGCCCTGGTCATCAACGAACTGGTGACCAACGCAGTTGAACACGGCCTTGAGGGCAGGGCCGGGACAGTGTGGCTCCTGGCCGACAGGTCCGAGGGGGAAGACGGCGAGGAGCTGACCGTAACCATAGCCGACGACGGCGTGGGGCTCCCTGAGACACCCCACGTTGAAGGGCTTGGATTGCAGATCGTACGGACTTTGGTCACCAGTGAACTGGGCGGCACCATTACCTGGGAACGCCGCGAGGGCGGCGGAACCGAGGTCAAAATCAGGCTCAGCCTGCACGGGAAGTAG
- a CDS encoding WhiB family transcriptional regulator: MDWRNRAACLDKDPELFFPVGNTGPALLQIEEAKSVCRRCPVVDTCLQWALESGQDAGVWGGMSEDERRALKRRAARARRAS, translated from the coding sequence ATGGATTGGCGTAACCGCGCAGCGTGTCTCGACAAGGACCCCGAACTGTTCTTCCCCGTCGGAAACACAGGCCCGGCCCTCCTGCAGATCGAGGAAGCCAAGAGCGTCTGCCGCCGGTGCCCTGTAGTGGACACGTGCCTCCAATGGGCCCTCGAATCCGGCCAGGACGCCGGCGTCTGGGGCGGCATGAGCGAAGATGAGCGCCGCGCCCTGAAGCGGCGTGCCGCCCGCGCACGCCGCGCCTCCTAG